A single window of Pelagicoccus enzymogenes DNA harbors:
- a CDS encoding TolB family protein: MKKLIRFVLLLLLPVSVFGRDVLIDTVPRGARIEIINLGSTRIRAGAVYTGPAEIDFSRRSELYQLEVSAPGYQTELVTYDYNAGSSIKSISVSLEKLTDTKTFQFSSEPSGAAVTIDGKAVGVTPLSVNLDFNREDKDSPWSTARATISLRNHETKSVNLSVESTSSIPLARLALLKDRGTFTIKTTSGGRPLPGVPLTVDGNVVGETPLQTTFDFERSAGTQPWSVIVAELGIPEEFISKSINITRDGEKAISVDLDPVTEVPVTLNFPTTSFTVRGPQLSLDTTQRLGMLNSRDLSTPYSDLRKVTNFTRSSPILTAVNSFALTPDGQSIIYAVTMENEDGSNYSNLFMKAANDQSFSFLQITRGNQYFDTNPSTGVDPSSNLVVFQSNRLGRRNSWDISAVRVQDGRVVGGVLQLTHEPRFNFRPTIVSENRPAFFIGYDDFPSAEPYISSIRLDGSSYTVLGEVAEEVVYTQSGKLFLVRSAADTGIKQIYSVTTEGLVFSTVINDFEFSQAHCFNPAISPDESKMIFVSDYARDMQDRQNNNLFILDFESGRIQQITDNGSDDIAPLWSPTDPNVVFFLSNREGIYNIWRMELVVGN, translated from the coding sequence ATGAAAAAACTGATCCGGTTTGTCCTCCTCCTCTTGCTACCTGTGTCCGTTTTCGGGCGAGATGTCCTCATCGATACGGTTCCCCGTGGTGCCCGCATCGAGATTATAAATTTGGGTTCTACCCGCATTCGGGCCGGAGCCGTCTACACTGGTCCAGCTGAAATCGACTTTTCTCGTCGTTCGGAATTGTACCAGCTGGAAGTGTCCGCTCCCGGTTATCAAACAGAGCTCGTTACGTACGACTACAACGCTGGCAGCTCGATAAAGAGCATATCAGTCAGCTTGGAAAAGTTAACTGACACGAAGACGTTTCAGTTCAGCAGCGAACCTTCTGGCGCTGCTGTGACCATCGACGGGAAAGCAGTTGGAGTGACGCCCCTCAGCGTGAATCTAGATTTTAATCGCGAGGACAAGGATTCGCCTTGGTCGACCGCTAGGGCCACTATTTCGCTTAGAAACCACGAAACCAAATCGGTGAATTTGAGCGTCGAGAGCACCTCGAGCATTCCTTTGGCCCGCTTGGCTCTCTTAAAAGATAGAGGCACATTTACCATCAAGACAACATCAGGAGGCCGACCATTGCCTGGAGTTCCTCTCACGGTAGACGGCAACGTCGTTGGAGAAACGCCACTGCAGACTACTTTTGATTTTGAAAGATCTGCTGGAACCCAGCCGTGGTCTGTGATTGTAGCCGAACTCGGAATTCCGGAGGAGTTCATCTCCAAATCAATCAACATAACGCGAGACGGAGAGAAGGCTATCTCGGTTGATCTGGATCCAGTTACGGAGGTGCCGGTTACGCTCAATTTCCCGACAACCAGCTTCACGGTTAGAGGCCCGCAGCTATCGTTGGATACGACTCAACGATTGGGAATGCTCAACAGTCGTGATTTGAGCACGCCTTACAGCGATTTGAGAAAGGTGACTAACTTTACTCGCAGCAGCCCGATATTGACCGCTGTGAATTCCTTCGCTCTGACCCCAGATGGGCAGAGCATCATATATGCGGTTACGATGGAAAACGAAGACGGTTCCAATTACTCGAACCTTTTCATGAAGGCTGCGAATGACCAGTCGTTTTCTTTTCTTCAGATAACGAGAGGTAACCAATACTTCGATACGAATCCAAGTACTGGCGTCGATCCCTCGTCCAATCTCGTCGTCTTCCAGTCGAATCGATTAGGACGCAGGAATTCTTGGGATATCTCTGCGGTGCGCGTTCAAGACGGCCGAGTCGTGGGAGGAGTTCTCCAGCTAACGCATGAACCTAGGTTTAACTTCCGACCAACCATCGTCTCTGAGAATCGTCCTGCATTCTTTATTGGATACGACGATTTCCCCTCTGCGGAGCCGTATATCTCATCGATCCGGTTGGACGGCTCCTCGTACACGGTTCTGGGGGAAGTGGCAGAGGAAGTTGTCTACACGCAATCTGGCAAGCTCTTCCTCGTTCGTTCCGCAGCTGACACGGGCATAAAGCAGATATATAGTGTTACCACTGAAGGATTGGTCTTCTCTACGGTTATCAATGATTTCGAGTTTTCTCAGGCTCACTGCTTTAACCCTGCCATCAGTCCAGACGAGAGTAAGATGATCTTCGTCTCGGACTATGCTCGTGACATGCAGGATCGCCAGAACAACAACCTGTTCATTCTGGATTTCGAGTCGGGTCGCATACAGCAGATCACGGACAACGGTTCAGATGACATCGCCCCGCTTTGGTCACCGACGGATCCGAATGTCGTTTTCTTCCTCTCCAATCGGGAAGGGATCTACAACATTTGGCGCATGGAGCTCGTTGTGGGAAACTAG
- a CDS encoding protein kinase domain-containing protein, giving the protein MNDIFGRNQELMELPRRLGNYELTKLLGQGGMGEVYLAHNVELKEPAAVKLLPKHLAHDSSFVNRFREEARKLRRLQHQNIVQAHDFGRDGNDFYLVMECIDGGDLQDVIDANPNGLPPDEAQRYLLEIAAAVKEAHKTTIHRDLSPNNILLTKDGKVKVSDFGLSEVVGEDYARSLIQKSVTLSQVGIAETLPAENSRRAANIVGKVRYMSPQVTRGEPSDKRNDIYAIGIMLYDMLTGRTTGMVRSLRKEKPELDPRWQSIFDRCTADEISSRYQNIAELENDIREISANPKRKTPMRTLLSLLCLSAIATAAYYTSESWLPIAQPYIDSAREKFADHAQNPEVASEPPEPRKGSTAASDAAEADGTNLPNSLVRVSLETSIPSDSKLVLLSPRPQGIQLEYAHPSEIQLPSSSSDYTMRFEHPKYLPVTFTIPGNAGQHPVRFKTTQVRESHEFTIYSNPSGATVFLEDQAIGKTPLNRTFDFVRSHESQPFGRLNLRLELPGHETTEFSLEETSPSQLPVIQIPAQRAPRKLQIPLANGNQLEVTYIEPGIATIGSPDTEIGRIAHAESLKQIEVDQAFYISVTEVTQAQYRAIMNSNPSFYLGDNRPVEQVVYRDIKGPEGFLQKLNDHLQAHGYNGWTADLPTNVEWEYAARAGSQSTYYNGNDITQRGRDPNLDPLAVYMTVATANVASKTPNEWGLYDVLGNVFEWTSEGDLRGGSFKQQATTTRPAYRLIGKSDRTKTDKDANQFGLRIVLRPPN; this is encoded by the coding sequence ATGAATGACATCTTCGGACGAAACCAAGAGTTGATGGAGCTTCCTCGTCGCCTGGGAAACTACGAGCTAACAAAACTCCTGGGGCAAGGCGGAATGGGAGAGGTTTACCTCGCCCACAATGTGGAGCTGAAGGAGCCTGCTGCGGTAAAGCTATTGCCAAAACACCTCGCCCACGATTCTTCTTTCGTGAACAGGTTTCGAGAAGAAGCCCGAAAATTGCGACGCCTGCAGCACCAGAACATTGTACAGGCCCATGACTTCGGTAGAGACGGCAACGACTTCTACCTAGTAATGGAATGCATCGACGGAGGGGATCTCCAAGATGTTATCGATGCCAATCCGAATGGCCTCCCTCCCGATGAAGCACAGCGCTACCTACTCGAAATCGCAGCTGCAGTAAAGGAAGCTCACAAGACGACTATCCACAGGGACCTCTCCCCCAACAACATTCTCCTGACCAAAGACGGAAAGGTGAAAGTCTCCGACTTCGGGCTTTCCGAGGTCGTTGGCGAAGACTACGCAAGAAGCCTGATCCAAAAATCGGTCACCCTGTCCCAGGTAGGAATCGCCGAAACGCTGCCAGCCGAAAACAGTCGTAGAGCCGCAAACATTGTCGGCAAGGTGCGGTACATGAGTCCACAGGTGACTCGCGGAGAACCATCCGACAAGCGAAACGACATATACGCGATCGGAATCATGCTATATGACATGCTGACGGGCCGCACCACCGGCATGGTCAGATCTCTACGTAAAGAGAAGCCGGAGCTGGACCCGCGATGGCAGAGCATTTTCGATCGTTGTACAGCCGACGAGATTTCCTCGCGCTATCAAAATATAGCCGAACTCGAAAACGACATAAGGGAGATCAGCGCAAATCCAAAGCGAAAGACGCCTATGCGAACGCTGCTGTCGCTTTTATGCCTGTCAGCGATCGCCACCGCCGCGTACTACACGAGCGAAAGTTGGCTTCCTATCGCCCAGCCATACATCGACAGCGCACGAGAGAAGTTCGCCGATCACGCCCAGAATCCGGAGGTTGCAAGCGAGCCGCCAGAACCGCGAAAAGGCTCCACGGCGGCCAGCGACGCGGCAGAAGCTGACGGTACAAATCTCCCAAACTCCTTGGTACGGGTTTCGCTGGAAACCTCGATACCATCGGACAGCAAGCTAGTTTTGCTCAGTCCTCGCCCCCAAGGCATCCAATTGGAATACGCTCACCCATCGGAGATCCAGCTTCCCTCCTCCTCGTCTGACTACACGATGCGGTTTGAGCATCCCAAGTACCTACCCGTAACCTTCACTATTCCCGGAAATGCGGGACAGCATCCGGTCCGGTTCAAGACAACTCAGGTACGTGAATCGCACGAGTTTACGATCTATTCCAATCCGAGCGGCGCTACCGTTTTCCTTGAAGACCAGGCGATCGGAAAAACCCCTCTCAATAGGACCTTCGATTTCGTCAGGAGCCATGAGAGTCAACCTTTTGGCAGATTGAATCTAAGATTGGAGCTGCCAGGCCACGAAACTACTGAGTTCTCTCTGGAAGAAACCTCCCCATCCCAGCTGCCTGTCATCCAGATCCCTGCACAAAGAGCGCCTAGAAAACTTCAGATTCCGCTCGCCAATGGCAACCAACTCGAAGTCACATATATAGAGCCTGGAATCGCTACTATCGGTTCTCCCGACACGGAGATTGGACGCATTGCCCATGCTGAAAGCCTAAAGCAAATAGAAGTCGATCAAGCATTTTATATCTCGGTTACCGAGGTAACGCAGGCTCAGTACCGAGCCATCATGAACTCAAACCCGAGCTTTTACCTAGGAGACAACAGGCCCGTCGAACAAGTGGTCTATCGCGATATAAAAGGGCCTGAAGGCTTCCTCCAGAAGTTGAACGATCACCTGCAGGCTCACGGCTACAACGGCTGGACCGCAGATTTGCCAACCAACGTGGAATGGGAATATGCCGCACGAGCGGGATCCCAAAGCACATACTATAACGGCAATGACATAACTCAACGAGGCAGGGACCCCAACTTAGACCCGCTTGCGGTCTACATGACGGTTGCGACCGCAAATGTAGCGAGCAAGACACCAAACGAATGGGGTTTGTACGACGTGCTGGGCAATGTTTTCGAATGGACGAGCGAAGGAGATCTGAGAGGCGGTTCCTTTAAGCAACAAGCGACGACAACGCGGCCAGCCTACAGGCTCATCGGAAAGTCCGATCGAACAAAAACAGACAAGGACGCAAACCAGTTCGGGCTTCGCATCGTGCTTCGTCCCCCGAATTGA
- a CDS encoding PP2C family protein-serine/threonine phosphatase translates to MDRKLRGIAITHKGNYRSNNEDSLHWGPINGNPFALEEIEEATLSDSGEAAFLAAVADGVGGCAAGEEASELAIKTVKETLSRSGLRDQNELEQTLAQSLEEAHKKIVEEFLANPSKDGMATTFTGILFTLHATHLLHIGDSRCYRFRAGHLEQISKDHSPVATMVAEGKISEEEAQIHPYRSYIDRVLGNTDKPIEPVIEALYPKNGDRWLVCSDGLSDSLYREEIESTFNKYAQATIEDLGFALMNKALDRAGRDNLSLVLVEVGSPSLWTRTRQFLRTKLS, encoded by the coding sequence ATGGATCGCAAACTGCGCGGCATCGCCATAACGCACAAGGGCAACTACCGCTCCAACAACGAAGATTCTCTGCACTGGGGCCCTATTAACGGGAACCCGTTCGCACTCGAGGAGATCGAGGAGGCAACCCTCTCGGACTCAGGAGAAGCCGCATTCCTCGCCGCAGTGGCTGACGGCGTCGGAGGCTGCGCCGCCGGTGAAGAGGCAAGCGAGCTCGCTATAAAAACAGTCAAGGAAACGTTATCACGCTCAGGCCTCCGGGATCAAAACGAGCTCGAGCAAACGCTAGCTCAATCACTGGAAGAGGCTCACAAGAAAATCGTCGAGGAATTCTTGGCAAACCCGTCCAAAGATGGAATGGCCACAACCTTCACGGGAATTCTGTTTACCCTGCACGCAACGCACCTGCTTCACATCGGAGACAGTAGGTGCTATCGCTTCAGGGCAGGCCACTTGGAACAAATAAGCAAAGACCACTCCCCCGTTGCCACAATGGTAGCCGAGGGAAAAATATCGGAGGAAGAAGCCCAGATCCACCCTTACCGAAGCTACATCGACCGGGTTCTAGGCAACACGGACAAGCCGATAGAACCCGTCATCGAGGCTCTGTATCCTAAAAACGGTGACAGATGGCTCGTATGCTCAGACGGCTTGAGCGATTCCCTCTACAGGGAGGAAATAGAGTCCACGTTCAATAAGTACGCCCAAGCAACCATCGAGGACCTCGGCTTTGCCCTGATGAACAAGGCGCTCGATCGCGCTGGGCGAGACAACCTTTCACTCGTCCTTGTCGAGGTTGGCAGCCCTAGCCTTTGGACGCGAACGCGGCAGTTCTTGAGAACTAAACTTTCGTGA